GAGGCTCTTGTTCGCCCCGGCCAGTTCGCGCTCCCCCTGGAGCACGTGGATCTCGACCTTGCTCTGGTTGTCGGCGGTCGTCGTGAACACGCGGCTCCGCCGGCAGGGCACCGTGGCGCCGCGCTCGATCATCTTCACGAACGCCCCGCCGCGCGTCTCGACGCCGAGCGAGAGCGGCGTCACGTCGAGCAGGACGATCTCCTTGACGTCGCCGCGGAGGATGCCGGCCTGGATCGCCGCGCCGAGCGCCACGACCTCGTCCGGGTTGACCTGGCGGTTCGGCTCGCGGCCGAAGATCTCGCGCACCATCCGCTGCACCAGCGGCGTGCGGGTCTGCCCGCCGACGAGCAGCACGTCGGCGACGTCGCTCGGGCCGATGCCGGCCATCCGCAGCGCGTCGAGGCACGGCTTGCGGCTCCGCTCGACGAGGTCGCCGACGAGCCCTTCGAACTCGTTCCGCGAGAGCGCGCGCACGAAGTGGGCCGGGCCCTTCGGCGTCGAGGCGAGGAACGGCAGCTGGATCTCGCTCACCTCCTCGCGCGAGAGCTCGCACTTCGCCTTCTCGGCCGCCTCCTTGAGGCGCTGCAGGGCCAGACGGTCCCCGCGCGGATCGACGCCGGTCTCCTGCGCGAAGGCGTCGGCCATCCAGGCGATGATCCGCTGGTCGAAGTCCTCGCCGCCGAGGAAGGTGTCGCCGGCGGTCGCGAGGACCTCGTAGACCCCTTCCGCGAGGCGGAGGATCGAGATGTCGAACGAGCCGCCGCCGAGGTCGTAGACGGCGATGATCCGGTCCCCCGCGCCCGCGCCGACGCCGTAGGCGAGGCTGGCCGCCGTCGGCTCGTTGAGGATCCGCAGGACGTTGAGCCCCGCGATCCGCCCCGAGTCGCGCGTCGCCTGCCGCTGGCTGTCGTCGAAGTAGGCGGGGACGGTGATCACCGCGTCTTCGATCTTCTCGCCGAGGTATTCCTCCGCCGTCTCCCGCAGGTGCTGCAGGACCGCCGCGGAGACCTCCTGCGGGCTCAGCACGCGGTCGCCGCACTGCACCGCGGCGTCGCCGTTCGGCGCGCTGACGATGTGGTACGGCGCGAGCCGCGCCGCCTGGTCGACTTCCTGATCGGCCCGCTTGCGCCCGATCAGCCGCTTGATCGCGTAGAACGTCCCTTCGGGGTTGGTCGCGGCCTGCCGCTTGGCGAGCGAACCGACGAGCCGCTCGCCGCGGCGGGAGAAGGCGACGATCGAGGGAACCGTGTGGCTTCCCTCGCGCGCCGGGATGACGACCGCGTGATCCCCCTCCATCACGGCGACGACCGAGTTCGTCGTCCCCAAGTCGATCCCCACGATTCGACTCATCGACCGTTCCTCGCCGGCCCCGCGGGCCGTTCCTCGACCGAGACGCGCACCAACGCCGGCCTGACCAACTCGCCCCCCAGCATGTAGCCGGGCCGCAGCGTCTCGAGCACGGTGTTCACCGGGACGCGCGCGCTCGGCGTGATCTCGGCCGCCTCGTGGAAGCGCGGATCGAACGGCATGCCGTCCCCTTCGATCCGCTCCAGCTTGTGCGCGCGGAAGACGTCGAGCAGTCCCCGCAGCGCGATCCGCACGCCTTGCTCCAGCCGTTCGTGGTCGGGCCGCTGCCGAATGCAGTTCTCGAGCGCCTCGAGCGAGGGAAGCATCTCCTTGAGCAGCATCCGGGCGGCGGCGTGCCGCGCCAGCTCCGCCTCGGCGATCGGCGGCCGGCGGACCGGCTGCGGGCCGGTGGGCGACGCGACGGCCGGACCGGCCGGCGCGTGGCGGCGGGCCGCGCTCTCCGGCTCCTCGACGCCGACGATTTCCAGGATTTCGAACTCGGGCTCGCGGCCGCCCTCTCCGTTCACGATTCCTCCCGAGGGCGCGGCCGGCCGTTCTCGTCCAGCAACGCCGACAACGTGCGGGCGACGTGGTCGACCAGCGCCACCGCCCGCGCGTATTCCATCCGCCGGGGGCCGAGCACGCCGACCAGCCCGAACCGCTCGGACGCCGCGCGGTAGGGGCTGGCGACGAGCGCCGCCGCCGCCAGTTGGGGATCCTTGGCCTCCGAGCCGATGATCACGGTCACGCCCGGCGAGGCGAGGCAGTCGTCCAGCAGCCGCACCAGGCGCGACTTCTCTTCGATCGTCCGCAGCAGATCCTTGAGCCGCTGCACGTCGCCGAACTCGGGCGCGTCGAGCAGGCGCGAGGCGCCGTCCACGATCACCGCCCCTTCTTCCCCCGGGAACGGCGACTCGAGCAGCCGCAGCAGCAGCGCCGACGTCTCCCGCCCCAGACGTCCGGCGAACTCCTCGTCGGCGCGGAGCGACGACGCGAGGCGACGCCGCGCCTCGGGGAGCGTCAGCCCTTCCAGATGCTCGGCCAGCCGGCCGGCCGCCCGGTCGAGATCTTCCTGCGTCAGCTCCTCGTCCAGTTCGACGAAGCGGTGCAGCACGACGCCGCCGCGGGCGACGAAGACCGCGACCATGCGTCGCGGCGCGACCCGCACGAAGTCCACGTGCTCGAGCGTCGCCGCCTCGACGTCCGGCGGGACGACGACCGCCACCTGCTTGGAGAGGGCGCCGAGCAGCCGACCCGCGCGGGCGAAGACCTCCTCCGCCTGGCGCGAGGAGACGAGCATCTCCTCGATCCGGCGCGCCTCGCCCGGCGCCAGCCGTCGGCCGACGGCGAGGACGCCGTCCACGAACGTGCGGTAGCCGCGGTCCGTGGGGACGCGTCCGGCCGACGTGTGGGGTTGCTCGAGGTAGCCGCGCTCGGTCAGCTCGGCCATCAGGCTGCGGATCGTCGCCGGAGAGAGCCGTTCGGGATGGAGGCGGGCGACGCCGCGCGAACTGACCGGCGCGCCGGTGCGGACGTGCTCCCGCACGACGATCCTCAGGACCTCGAGCGATCGCTGGTCCAGCGCCGGACGAAGTTGTTCCGCGGTCAGCACGCAGTCTCTGTCGCGGCCGGCGCCCGGCCGGCCGCGGCGATCCTCCTACCGGACGTTATAGAGATCCCGGGCCGAAAAGACAAACCCCTTTCCCGTTCACTCGGCGCGGGACAGCAGGTACGCCTTCATGAACCCGGTGATGTCCCCGTTCAGCACGCGGTCGACGTCCCCCATTTCGAACGACGTCCGGTGGTCCTTGACCAGCCGGTACGGGGCGAGGACGTAACTGCGGATCTGGCTGCCGAAGTTGATCTCCATCTTCTGGCCCTGCGCCTTGGCCCGCTCGGCTTCCCGCTCCTCGACGGCCCGCTGGTAGAGGCGGGCGCGCAGGACGTGCATCGCCTTCTCGCGGTTGCGCGGCTGGCTCCGCTCGTCCTGGCAGGTGACGACGATCCCGGTCGGCAAGTGGGTCAGCCGCACCGCGCTGTCGGTGACGTTGACGTGCTGGCCGCCCGCGCCCGAGGAACGGTAGGTATCGACCCGCAGATCCTTGTCCTCGATCTTGATCTCGATCGTGTCGTCGACTTCGGGGATGACGTCCACCGCCGCGAACGACGTCTGCCGCCGGGCGTTGGCGTCGAACGGGCTGATCCGGACCAGCCGGTGGACGCCGCGTTCCGCCTTCAGCCAGCCGAACGCGTCGGGGCCGAGCACGCGCAGCGTGCCGCTCTTGATCCCCGCCCCTTCGCCGTCGAGCCGGTCGATCAGCTCGGTCTTGTAGCCGCTCCGCTCCGCCCAGAGGACGTACATCCGCAGCAGCATCTCGGCCCAGTCCTGCGCGTCCACGCCCCCCGCGCCGGAGTGGATGTCGATGATCGCGTCGTGGTGGTCCTCCTCGCCGGAGAGCATCGTCGCCACTTCGACGTCGATGATCGCCTTCTCGAGCCGGTCGAGCGTCGCGGCGAGCTCGTCGTCCACGGCTTCGCCTTCGCGGCCCAGTTCGACGAGCGCTTCGCCGTCCCCGAGCAACGCGCCGAGGTTCTTGCCGCGGTCGCGCCGCGCCGCGAGCCCCGAGCGTTGGCGGTTCAGCTCCGCCGCCTTCTGCTGGTCGTTCCAGATGCCGGAGTCGGTCAGACGCTCGTCGATTTCGGCGAGCTGCTTCTCCGCCGCGGAAGTGTCAAAGATACCCCCGCAGCGGCTCGGCCCGCTTCGTCAGCTTGCTCCAGATGTCGAGAAGGTCGTCACGCATTGTTCGGTCCTTCGCCCCGCGCCGGCGCGGGCGCGGGAACGTCGTTTGATATGTCCGGAACGGGCGCGCGCCGCGGCGCGCGGCCCAGCGCGAAACCGGCGAGAATCGCGGCGGCGGCGACTATAGCACAGGCCGTCTCGACCCCTCCGCCGACCGCCGCCCCGGGCGGGACGCCCGCGCCGAGCTCCACGTTGGCGACGATCGTGCCCCGCGCGCCGATCGGCAAGGAGGCGACGACCCGTCCGCGCCGATCGACGATCGCCGACACGCCGCTGTTCGCCGCGCGGACCATCGGCCGGCCGGTCTCCGCCGCGCGCAGCAGCACGTGCCGCAGATGCTGCGGCGGGCCGGCCGAGGCGCCGAACCACGAGTCGTTCGTCGTGTTGGCCAGGATCTGCGCCCCCCGCTCCGCGAGGTCCGCGGCGAGCGCGGGGTAGGCGCCCTCGTAGCAGACGAGCGCGCCGACCTTGGCGTGCCGCCCCGCGAGAACCACGGTGCGGTCCCCCGGCTTGAAGTCCTCGCCCATCTCCCAAGCGATGACCGGCACCCGCCCGAAGAGCGGCCGCAGCGGCAGGTACTCGCCGAACGGGACGAGCCGCCGCTTCGGCTGCACGCCGCCGAGGAGGCCGTCGGCCGAGACGAGGGCGTCGCTGTTGTGGTAGCCGCCCGCCGGCGCCGCGGTCACCGAACCGACGACCACGTCCACGCCCAGTTCGCGCGCCAGCCCTTCGATCTTCGCGCGGTAGGCCGCGTCGTCGTCGATCCGGAACGGGACCGCCGACTCGGGCCAAACGACGAACTTCGCGCCGCGCTGGGCCGCCTCGCGCGTCAGCTTCTCGTAGGCGTCCCAATGACCGAGCGGATCGCCGGCTTCGCCGAGCGACGCCTGCACCGCGGCGACCCGCAGCTCGGGGCCGCGCCCCAGCCGGTTCTGCGCCGCCTGCCCGCCGAGCGCAAGCCCGAGCATCAGCCCCGCCCAGACGCCGAGCCCGGCCAGCGCCGCGCGGCGCCGCCCGAGATAGAGCGCGGCGCAAAGCGCGGCGCCGTAAAGGAGCGCGAGCGAGAGGCCGTAGACGCCGACGACCGCGGCGACGGGCGGACCGACCGGCGACGACGCCCACGCCGCGCCGAGCGAGCCCCAGGGGAACGGGAACGGAAACGTCTCCCGCAGCGCGTCCAGGGCAAGCCAGAGCGGCGGCGCGAACGCGAGCGCGACGCCGCGGCCGCGCCGCGCGGCGATCCTTGCGACGAACCACGCCAAGGCGCCGATCAGCGTGCCGATGATCAGTCCGGCGAGAACGCAGGCCGCGACGGCGACGCCGCGGCCAAGCGAGGTGAAGTCGATCAGGACCGAGGCGAACCAGCGGCAGAGGAGCGCGGTGAAGACGCCGCCGCCGAGCAGCCCTTCGCAGAAGGCGCGCCGCGGGGCGGCGGTGACGAAGAGCGCGAAGAGCGCGCCGAGCGCCGCCGGCGCGAGCGGCCAGAAGCCGGGCGTCGGAAACGAAAGGGCCAGCGCGGCGCCGGCGAGCGGCGCCAGCGCCAGCCGCGCCGGGCCGCCGAGCCACGTCTGCCCCCACCGCGCCGCGCGCGGGGCGCGGCCGGTCGCGGGACGTCGCGAAAGGAATGGAATTTTCATCGCGGGAAGGTTAACCGCCTCCGCCCCCTCCCGCCCACCGCGCCGGGGTTTCGTCAGCGCGGCTTGACGGGGCGGCCGAGGATCCGTCCGAGCGTTCCGGCGGCGCGGTCCGCCTCGGCGCGGTTCGCGAACGGC
This is a stretch of genomic DNA from bacterium. It encodes these proteins:
- the hrcA gene encoding heat-inducible transcriptional repressor HrcA, with product MLTAEQLRPALDQRSLEVLRIVVREHVRTGAPVSSRGVARLHPERLSPATIRSLMAELTERGYLEQPHTSAGRVPTDRGYRTFVDGVLAVGRRLAPGEARRIEEMLVSSRQAEEVFARAGRLLGALSKQVAVVVPPDVEAATLEHVDFVRVAPRRMVAVFVARGGVVLHRFVELDEELTQEDLDRAAGRLAEHLEGLTLPEARRRLASSLRADEEFAGRLGRETSALLLRLLESPFPGEEGAVIVDGASRLLDAPEFGDVQRLKDLLRTIEEKSRLVRLLDDCLASPGVTVIIGSEAKDPQLAAAALVASPYRAASERFGLVGVLGPRRMEYARAVALVDHVARTLSALLDENGRPRPREES
- the prfB gene encoding peptide chain release factor 2 (programmed frameshift), which encodes MRDDLLDIWSKLTKRAEPLRGYFDTSAAEKQLAEIDERLTDSGIWNDQQKAAELNRQRSGLAARRDRGKNLGALLGDGEALVELGREGEAVDDELAATLDRLEKAIIDVEVATMLSGEEDHHDAIIDIHSGAGGVDAQDWAEMLLRMYVLWAERSGYKTELIDRLDGEGAGIKSGTLRVLGPDAFGWLKAERGVHRLVRISPFDANARRQTSFAAVDVIPEVDDTIEIKIEDKDLRVDTYRSSGAGGQHVNVTDSAVRLTHLPTGIVVTCQDERSQPRNREKAMHVLRARLYQRAVEEREAERAKAQGQKMEINFGSQIRSYVLAPYRLVKDHRTSFEMGDVDRVLNGDITGFMKAYLLSRAE
- the lnt gene encoding apolipoprotein N-acyltransferase — translated: MKIPFLSRRPATGRAPRAARWGQTWLGGPARLALAPLAGAALALSFPTPGFWPLAPAALGALFALFVTAAPRRAFCEGLLGGGVFTALLCRWFASVLIDFTSLGRGVAVAACVLAGLIIGTLIGALAWFVARIAARRGRGVALAFAPPLWLALDALRETFPFPFPWGSLGAAWASSPVGPPVAAVVGVYGLSLALLYGAALCAALYLGRRRAALAGLGVWAGLMLGLALGGQAAQNRLGRGPELRVAAVQASLGEAGDPLGHWDAYEKLTREAAQRGAKFVVWPESAVPFRIDDDAAYRAKIEGLARELGVDVVVGSVTAAPAGGYHNSDALVSADGLLGGVQPKRRLVPFGEYLPLRPLFGRVPVIAWEMGEDFKPGDRTVVLAGRHAKVGALVCYEGAYPALAADLAERGAQILANTTNDSWFGASAGPPQHLRHVLLRAAETGRPMVRAANSGVSAIVDRRGRVVASLPIGARGTIVANVELGAGVPPGAAVGGGVETACAIVAAAAILAGFALGRAPRRAPVPDISNDVPAPAPARGEGPNNA
- the grpE gene encoding nucleotide exchange factor GrpE, translating into MNGEGGREPEFEILEIVGVEEPESAARRHAPAGPAVASPTGPQPVRRPPIAEAELARHAAARMLLKEMLPSLEALENCIRQRPDHERLEQGVRIALRGLLDVFRAHKLERIEGDGMPFDPRFHEAAEITPSARVPVNTVLETLRPGYMLGGELVRPALVRVSVEERPAGPARNGR
- the dnaK gene encoding molecular chaperone DnaK; protein product: MSRIVGIDLGTTNSVVAVMEGDHAVVIPAREGSHTVPSIVAFSRRGERLVGSLAKRQAATNPEGTFYAIKRLIGRKRADQEVDQAARLAPYHIVSAPNGDAAVQCGDRVLSPQEVSAAVLQHLRETAEEYLGEKIEDAVITVPAYFDDSQRQATRDSGRIAGLNVLRILNEPTAASLAYGVGAGAGDRIIAVYDLGGGSFDISILRLAEGVYEVLATAGDTFLGGEDFDQRIIAWMADAFAQETGVDPRGDRLALQRLKEAAEKAKCELSREEVSEIQLPFLASTPKGPAHFVRALSRNEFEGLVGDLVERSRKPCLDALRMAGIGPSDVADVLLVGGQTRTPLVQRMVREIFGREPNRQVNPDEVVALGAAIQAGILRGDVKEIVLLDVTPLSLGVETRGGAFVKMIERGATVPCRRSRVFTTTADNQSKVEIHVLQGERELAGANKSLARFELVGIPPAPRGTPQIEVSFDIDSNGIASVSAKDLATGLEQQIVVTPTSGLTPIEIERAIHDAEAFAEDDRRRIAAVRLKARLEGMTTSNEKTFREFATLLSEAQQQGIEAILKQAKTALTTDDADVVQAALEQLSEVSRTLAEVALYDPNH